From the genome of Erinaceus europaeus chromosome 1, mEriEur2.1, whole genome shotgun sequence:
GGGCACCTGCAGGAAGCCGGGTTGTTGGGGTCACAGTCGGCTGGGCACTGGGTCTGGTTGCAGAACATTTGGCATCGGTGCGGCTCCTGGGGGACTGGCGCGAAGCCCTCGGCACAGATGCAGCGGTAGCCAGTCTGACCCACCTGCTGGCACTGGTACTGGCAGTCAGACCCGAAGCACGGGTCCTCCAGCTCCACACACTCGCCGTCCACCAGTTCATAGCCAGGGTTGCAATGGCACTCAAAGCCACCCTGCATGTTGACACAACGTTGAGGGCACAGACTGGGCTCCTGCAGACAGTCGTCCACGTCTTCGCAGTGGTGCTGGTCGGCGGCAAGCCGGTAGCCCGTGGCGCACATGCAAGAGTAGGAGCCCGGTTCAGTCGTGTTAAGGATGCAAAACTGCTCACAGAGTTTGTGACAGGGGTGCTTCCCGGGCGCCGCGGTGCAGGAGCGCCCATCTGGCTGCAGGGTGGCGTCTGGAGGGCAGAGGCATCGAGGCGGCCCCGCACTCCCGTTGCACATGTATTCGCAGCCGCCGTTCTCCACGCTGCAGTCCCAGGCACCTGCAGCTTCCCGGCCCCAATGCGCCTCGGCTTCCCCAGGCGCCGTGGCGCATACCAGCTGAACCCCGAAAGGAGCTACGGTGGCGGAGGTCCCCTCTGGTAGCGCCTGGAAGTCCGCGCCATGGGCCCCAAACGGGGTGCTGTAGGAAATGGAGATGCTGGCGGCGGCTGCAGCGCCTGGCTCCACACCCAGTGGCCTGCAGGAGGCTGCGAAGTGGAACTCGCAGAGGAAGCCTTCGGCCTCGTTAGCGCACTGCTGCTCCTCCCAGGCAGGTTCGCCCGGCGCAGGGGCACCGGCAGTTGCCACAACCACGCACAAGGGACCGCAGAGGGGCGCCCCGTCGTCCTGCCGCGCCCACCTGCTGTAGCTGGTGCTGTTGTCGCCCGTCACCCACTGGAAGCCGCGCAAGGGCCCGAGGTGTCCAGGGTGGCTGCAACCAGGCGGGAGTTTTAGGCCGATCCAGAGGCGCGGGTTGTCACTGCTGTCGCCACTCAGTAAGAGGGAGATGACATCGGCCGCCACCGAGGATCGCACAGTCATCAGGTGGCCCTGACGGCGCTCGCAGGCGTGACTGGCTAAGAGGAAGGTCTTGGGGCCCCTAAACAGCGCGAAGCAGTCGTGTTCGACGCACTGGCTACCGTGAGGCTGTGGCTCTGTAGACGCCGGCAGCCCCAGGCTGGCGGGAGCTAACACCCCAATGATCAGCACCGGGAGCATGGTGTCTAAGCACGCTGCTTGCTGGCGCTGAAGAGGGTGCAGGTGCCGCAACTGGGCGTGCTGCTGGGAAGCGCAGGGCACCGCTCACGCCAGCCGCTCTCTGTGCTCCCAGCCTGGGCGCTTCTGTCCTGCCGCAGCGCGCAGCTCGGGCGAGGCGGTCTCTGACATGTCGGCTGGCCGGGCCGGAGTTTATAAACATGCAGCCCTCCCTCCCTGGAAGTTCGAAAAAGGAAGGAAGTGCCCAGTGGGAAGGGCTGATACTACATTCTCGGATTACTGGGTTCTCTGGACGCTTAGTGCCCGCCCTCGAGCCTGGGATCACCTCTCTGGGATGAGCTAGCCCCACCCAGGAGCACCCAGGCGGGGCCGCTAGGCGCCGGCGCCGCCTAAGGACAGCACCTCGGTCCCACCAGACGACAGTCTCCGCCCCAGTCAATCATACCCCAAGCGCTCAGTCCTTCCTGAATCTCTTGGAGTTCTTTTTCCTGCTACCCCCGCCTCCGTGAATGTATAGTTCCTATTTCATGTAAGCCTGGGTTGCAGGATTCTGGAATAGAAAACTCTAAGGGGGAGGATTTCGGGGAGGCGGGGGAGAGTTGTACTTGGCTGTGTCCAGGACCTACAGCGTTCAGAGAGGAGGTGTCACCAAGAAGAGGGCTTGCAAGGGGTTTCCTAGGACGTGGACTTCCTCAAAAACTCAGCCACGTGAAGAGTCCCAAACCTAGGTGCGTGGCTCagtagaagaagacagagggtgtggctaaggcaccaaaggcTGGGCAGAGGGACTGGTTTGACACTAGCACCCCCAGTCTATGGCTAGGGGCCCAGGAATCCCCCTGCCATCAGCTGCCTAGGCCAAACCTATTCTCGTAGCTTGGTCTGTTTACCATGAGTTTCAGAGGGAGTCCATCTCACACACCAGTCGGGGATCCTTCCTGAATCAGAGTCGCAGTGGAACCCATTTGAGTCAGTGAAGAATGCGCAGGTGGGCTTGGATAGTGCCTTGCTTTGTCATATACaccacccaggttccagcccagcccccaccgccctgaaggaagcttcaatgttgtAGT
Proteins encoded in this window:
- the THBD gene encoding thrombomodulin → MLPVLIIGVLAPASLGLPASTEPQPHGSQCVEHDCFALFRGPKTFLLASHACERRQGHLMTVRSSVAADVISLLLSGDSSDNPRLWIGLKLPPGCSHPGHLGPLRGFQWVTGDNSTSYSRWARQDDGAPLCGPLCVVVATAGAPAPGEPAWEEQQCANEAEGFLCEFHFAASCRPLGVEPGAAAAASISISYSTPFGAHGADFQALPEGTSATVAPFGVQLVCATAPGEAEAHWGREAAGAWDCSVENGGCEYMCNGSAGPPRCLCPPDATLQPDGRSCTAAPGKHPCHKLCEQFCILNTTEPGSYSCMCATGYRLAADQHHCEDVDDCLQEPSLCPQRCVNMQGGFECHCNPGYELVDGECVELEDPCFGSDCQYQCQQVGQTGYRCICAEGFAPVPQEPHRCQMFCNQTQCPADCDPNNPASCRCPEGFILDDDFKCTDIDECDSGYCSGECHNLPGTYQCLCGPGTALAGQMATDCDPIKKTTEEDGGSGEPPVSPTPRTSTTLSPSPARPVHSGVLIGISIASLSLVVALLALLCHLRKKHGALRAELEYKCGAPAKEVGLQLVRTDLPQKL